From Mucilaginibacter rubeus, a single genomic window includes:
- the murI gene encoding glutamate racemase translates to MSNQPIGIFDSGFGGLTVFRSIIEQLPGYDYIYMGDNARAPYGNRSFSTIHQYTWECVQWMFDQGCPLVILACNTASAKALRTIQQQDLKNIADPTKRVLGVIRPTAEIIGDYTKTNEIGVLGTKGTVQSGSYLLEINNFFPDVKVHQQACPLWVPLIENGEYDNPGADFFVQLYLDQIMAQSSNIDTILLACTHYPIIQDKIKAYLPESINVVGQGDIVAKSLVDYLNRHPEIEQKVSRNGESKFYTTTDDTADFDHHASLFFSAPVKSTFISANDLVVCK, encoded by the coding sequence ATGTCAAATCAACCCATTGGTATTTTTGATTCGGGCTTTGGCGGGTTAACCGTATTTCGCTCCATCATAGAGCAATTGCCCGGCTATGATTATATTTATATGGGCGATAACGCCCGCGCACCTTACGGCAACCGCTCGTTCAGTACCATACATCAGTATACCTGGGAGTGTGTGCAGTGGATGTTTGATCAGGGATGCCCGTTGGTAATCCTGGCATGTAATACGGCTTCGGCCAAGGCGCTGCGCACTATTCAGCAACAAGACCTTAAAAATATAGCTGATCCTACAAAAAGGGTGTTAGGGGTAATCCGCCCAACAGCCGAGATCATTGGCGACTACACGAAAACTAATGAAATAGGAGTGCTGGGCACAAAAGGCACGGTACAATCAGGATCATATCTGCTCGAAATCAATAATTTTTTTCCTGATGTTAAAGTACATCAGCAGGCCTGCCCACTTTGGGTGCCGCTGATCGAAAACGGCGAGTATGATAACCCCGGTGCCGATTTCTTTGTGCAGCTTTACCTGGATCAGATCATGGCGCAATCGTCAAACATTGATACCATTTTATTGGCCTGTACCCATTATCCCATCATCCAGGATAAAATTAAAGCGTATTTGCCCGAAAGCATTAATGTGGTTGGCCAGGGTGATATAGTAGCAAAAAGTCTGGTTGATTACTTGAACCGTCACCCTGAAATTGAACAAAAGGTAAGCCGTAACGGTGAAAGCAAGTTTTACACCACAACCGATGATACTGCCGACTTTGATCACCATGCGTCGCTGTTTTTCTCGGCCCCGGTAAAATCAACATTTATATCGGCCAATGATTTGGTTGTTTGTAAGTGA
- a CDS encoding NADH-quinone oxidoreductase subunit J, with translation MSFIAIGSALYAALSKNLVRSIFIFFVTLFALAGLYVMALADFVAVTQVVIYVGGILVLILFAFMLSGRETLNVIQQQKGKFVNMAKVPAVILAVLFLAVIVNIILKTDADNLPWVKQAIAQKNEIMPANSTIENIGVNLMTTYLLPFEAISVLLLMALVGAAHLSRKEGRA, from the coding sequence ATGAGTTTTATTGCCATTGGTTCGGCGCTGTATGCTGCTTTAAGCAAAAACCTGGTCAGGAGTATTTTTATTTTTTTTGTGACCTTGTTTGCACTTGCCGGGTTGTATGTAATGGCCCTTGCCGACTTTGTGGCCGTAACGCAAGTAGTAATTTATGTAGGCGGTATTTTGGTGCTGATCCTTTTCGCCTTTATGCTTTCCGGCAGGGAAACACTGAATGTGATCCAGCAGCAAAAAGGGAAATTTGTTAATATGGCTAAAGTACCGGCAGTTATTCTGGCTGTGTTGTTTTTAGCTGTGATAGTAAACATTATCCTTAAAACCGATGCCGATAACCTGCCATGGGTAAAACAGGCTATTGCGCAAAAAAATGAAATAATGCCTGCCAACTCCACCATCGAAAACATAGGTGTTAATTTAATGACAACCTACCTGCTGCCTTTTGAGGCTATTTCTGTTTTACTGCTGATGGCATTGGTAGGTGCGGCGCATTTATCACGTAAGGAGGGCAGGGCATGA
- the bamA gene encoding outer membrane protein assembly factor BamA, with the protein MYKFLFAILFSVLATTAFAQISNGPRPTLSKSIPADSLSYLNPKDYIIGGISVSGAKYLDKDILIQLSKLTKGDRINLPGERNAEVIKTLYQQGLFDDVQLNITKINMDTVYLEIAVSERPRLSRMHLTGIRKGEIEDVQKKLNDRVGKIVNENLISTTTAIIKKHFNEKGFLNTTVTITQRKDQGDVNSVILDVAIDKKTKVKINDVIFEGNKAFKTGTLRGFLSKTRKRKWYNLFGSKKFKQDKYEEDKQNLIEKMQGRGYRDAEILSDSVWKHDDETVNVKLKVYEGPKYYFGNVKFSGNAKYNTDLLNRILHVKKGDVFSEDELNKRLSGPTPGNDDVSSLYLNDGYLTFNADPVQTRVYNDTVDVDVRIYEGPQYTINRVMLKGNDVTNDKVVMREIQTKPGQKFNKELLIRSAREIGQLGNFDEQKTEPKPTNINPQDGTVDLVYNVVEKPSDQIELSGGFGGGQLVGTLGLTFNNFSIRNIFHLKAYKPLPKGDGQKLSLRGQSSGRTYQNFSFTFSEPWLGGKKPIYFALSAYTQGSSTGQYYPKSSPYYNNLRINGVGVTLGKRLKWPDNYFQLNYSLNFDHYSLDNYTGYLFTNGTSYNIKLTQELTRNSIDAPIFPTQGSNIKLTIQATPPYSLFNNINYRIATPEQRYHFVEYYKFKYDAQWFSKLVGKFVLMSQVRFGFLGQYNHEVGPSPFERFKLGGDGMQSYQFLQGSEIIGLRGYQNFSIVPEGSNENQNTNTGSAIYNKYTLELRHPVIASQSATIFLLAFAEGGNAWNQFSQFNPFNVRRSVGVGARIFLPIFGLLGLDYGYGFDKIPGQPDANKGQFHFTISQSLSGGFN; encoded by the coding sequence ATGTATAAATTTCTTTTTGCTATTCTTTTCTCGGTTTTGGCTACTACGGCTTTCGCCCAGATATCCAACGGGCCGAGGCCTACACTGTCAAAATCGATACCGGCTGATAGTTTAAGTTATCTTAATCCTAAAGATTATATTATTGGTGGTATTTCTGTTAGTGGCGCAAAATATCTTGATAAAGACATCCTGATCCAATTATCCAAATTAACCAAAGGCGACCGTATCAACCTTCCGGGCGAGCGTAATGCCGAGGTAATTAAAACCTTGTATCAACAAGGTTTGTTTGATGATGTTCAGTTAAACATCACCAAAATTAATATGGATACTGTTTACCTGGAGATTGCTGTATCAGAACGTCCGCGTTTGTCACGCATGCACCTGACCGGTATTCGTAAAGGCGAGATTGAGGACGTTCAGAAAAAACTGAACGACCGCGTGGGCAAAATCGTAAACGAAAACCTCATCAGTACAACAACTGCTATTATTAAAAAGCATTTTAACGAAAAAGGTTTCTTAAATACTACAGTTACCATTACCCAGCGTAAAGATCAGGGTGATGTTAACAGCGTTATTTTGGATGTCGCCATCGATAAAAAGACCAAGGTTAAAATTAACGACGTTATTTTTGAAGGAAATAAAGCATTTAAAACAGGTACCCTGCGCGGATTTTTAAGTAAAACCCGCAAGCGTAAATGGTATAACCTGTTTGGCTCAAAGAAATTTAAGCAGGATAAATACGAAGAAGATAAACAGAACCTGATTGAAAAAATGCAGGGCAGGGGATATCGCGATGCCGAAATCCTGAGCGATTCTGTTTGGAAACACGATGATGAAACTGTAAACGTAAAACTTAAAGTATACGAAGGCCCTAAATATTACTTTGGTAATGTTAAGTTTTCGGGCAATGCTAAATATAATACTGATCTGTTAAACAGGATCCTCCATGTTAAGAAAGGCGACGTATTTAGCGAGGATGAGCTTAACAAACGATTAAGTGGCCCAACCCCGGGTAACGATGACGTTTCATCACTTTATTTGAATGACGGTTACTTAACCTTCAATGCCGATCCGGTACAAACAAGGGTATATAATGATACTGTTGATGTTGATGTTAGGATTTACGAAGGCCCGCAGTATACTATTAACCGCGTTATGTTAAAAGGTAACGATGTTACCAATGATAAAGTGGTAATGCGTGAGATCCAGACTAAGCCAGGTCAAAAATTCAACAAAGAATTATTGATCCGCAGTGCGCGTGAAATTGGTCAGCTGGGTAACTTCGATGAGCAAAAAACAGAGCCTAAGCCAACCAATATCAATCCGCAGGATGGTACTGTTGACCTGGTTTATAACGTAGTTGAAAAACCTTCAGACCAGATCGAGCTTTCGGGTGGTTTTGGTGGTGGCCAGCTGGTAGGTACATTAGGTTTAACCTTCAACAACTTCTCCATCCGCAATATCTTCCACCTTAAAGCTTACAAACCACTGCCAAAAGGTGATGGTCAAAAACTGAGCTTAAGGGGACAGTCAAGCGGTCGTACTTATCAAAACTTCTCGTTCACATTCTCTGAACCATGGTTAGGTGGTAAAAAACCAATTTACTTTGCGTTATCAGCTTATACGCAGGGAAGTTCAACCGGTCAGTACTATCCAAAATCAAGCCCTTACTATAACAACCTGCGTATTAATGGTGTGGGTGTTACATTGGGTAAACGTTTAAAATGGCCAGATAACTATTTCCAGTTAAACTACTCACTTAACTTTGACCACTATAGCCTTGATAACTATACCGGCTACCTGTTTACAAACGGTACCTCTTATAACATCAAGTTAACCCAGGAATTGACCCGTAACTCGATAGATGCGCCGATTTTCCCAACACAGGGTTCAAACATTAAGCTAACTATCCAGGCTACACCGCCATATTCATTGTTTAATAATATCAACTACCGTATTGCTACTCCAGAGCAGCGTTACCACTTTGTTGAGTATTATAAATTTAAATATGATGCGCAATGGTTCTCGAAACTGGTAGGTAAGTTTGTATTGATGTCGCAGGTAAGGTTTGGTTTCCTTGGTCAGTACAACCACGAAGTAGGTCCTTCACCGTTTGAGCGCTTTAAATTAGGTGGCGACGGTATGCAGAGCTACCAGTTTTTACAGGGTAGCGAGATCATCGGTTTACGTGGTTACCAAAACTTCTCGATTGTGCCTGAAGGTTCAAACGAAAATCAGAATACCAACACCGGTAGTGCTATCTACAATAAATACACCCTGGAGCTTCGTCACCCGGTTATCGCAAGCCAGTCGGCAACTATCTTCCTGTTAGCTTTTGCTGAAGGTGGTAACGCCTGGAACCAGTTTAGCCAGTTTAATCCGTTTAACGTAAGACGTTCGGTAGGTGTGGGCGCAAGGATATTTTTACCTATATTTGGCTTACTTGGGTTAGATTATGGTTATGGCTTTGACAAAATACCGGGACAACCGGATGCAAATAAAGGCCAGTTCCATTTTACAATTTCTCAGAGTTTATCCGGCGGATTTAATTAA
- a CDS encoding OmpH family outer membrane protein: protein MKKLFKVALVAAGMLFVGSFAKAQTKIGYVNFSQVIDQMPETKTVSTTLQAYQKTFIDQLTTMNNELQTKGADLDKNAASMTDAVRQAKTSELQDIQKRMNDYQNNAQQQVDAKKQELGKPIIDKVSTAVQAVAKEKGYAYVLDSSQVSMIVSPAGDDLMAAVKLKLGLK from the coding sequence ATGAAAAAACTATTTAAAGTCGCCTTAGTTGCAGCAGGTATGTTGTTCGTGGGTAGTTTTGCTAAAGCGCAAACAAAAATAGGTTATGTTAATTTTAGCCAGGTTATTGATCAGATGCCTGAAACTAAAACCGTTTCTACAACATTACAGGCCTATCAAAAAACATTCATTGATCAGTTAACTACTATGAACAATGAATTGCAAACCAAAGGTGCCGATTTGGATAAAAACGCAGCTTCAATGACTGACGCTGTACGTCAGGCAAAAACTTCAGAATTGCAGGACATCCAAAAACGCATGAATGATTACCAGAACAATGCACAGCAACAGGTTGACGCTAAAAAACAAGAATTGGGTAAACCTATTATTGATAAAGTTTCTACCGCTGTACAAGCTGTAGCTAAAGAAAAAGGCTATGCTTACGTATTGGATTCATCACAGGTTAGCATGATCGTATCTCCTGCGGGCGACGATTTAATGGCTGCTGTAAAATTGAAATTAGGTTTAAAATAA
- a CDS encoding OmpH family outer membrane protein, which produces MKKIILVAFLTLTAFAGAYAQRFAYVDSEYILKHMPEYASSQKQLAALSDQWQKEVDGRFQEIDRLYKAYQADQVLMTPDMKKRREAEIVDKEKAAKDFQRQKFGPDGELSQRSTALIKPIQDRVSKAVQAVAEGDNLDMIFDKNSEVIMLYASPRYDKSADVITRLGLKPGVFAK; this is translated from the coding sequence ATGAAGAAGATAATTTTAGTAGCCTTTTTAACGTTAACTGCTTTTGCAGGAGCTTATGCGCAACGTTTTGCTTATGTCGACTCGGAGTATATATTAAAGCACATGCCTGAGTATGCATCGTCACAAAAGCAACTGGCTGCATTATCTGATCAGTGGCAAAAAGAGGTTGATGGCCGTTTTCAGGAAATTGACCGTTTGTATAAGGCTTATCAGGCCGATCAGGTGCTGATGACCCCTGACATGAAAAAACGCCGTGAGGCCGAAATTGTAGATAAAGAGAAGGCGGCGAAAGATTTTCAACGCCAGAAATTTGGCCCGGATGGTGAGCTTTCGCAAAGAAGCACAGCGCTGATTAAACCAATTCAGGATAGGGTGTCTAAAGCTGTACAAGCAGTTGCTGAAGGCGATAACCTGGATATGATTTTTGACAAAAACAGCGAGGTAATCATGTTATATGCAAGCCCGCGATATGATAAGAGCGCGGATGTTATAACCAGGTTAGGATTAAAGCCGGGAGTATTTGCTAAATAA
- a CDS encoding OmpH family outer membrane protein, protein MKKLFKVALVAVGLLFAGSFANAQTKIGHINFNQLIDLMPETKTVTASIQAYQKTFIDQLTTMNNEYQTKGQDYQSKRASMTDAVRGAKESELQDIQKRMNDYQNNAQQQVDAKRQELGKPLIDKATQAVQAVAKEKGYAYVLDSSQITLLVSPDADDLMAAVKLKLGLK, encoded by the coding sequence ATGAAAAAACTATTTAAAGTTGCCTTGGTTGCAGTAGGTTTATTATTTGCGGGCAGCTTTGCAAATGCTCAGACTAAAATCGGCCACATCAATTTCAACCAGCTGATTGATTTGATGCCCGAAACTAAAACTGTGACAGCGTCTATCCAGGCTTACCAGAAAACGTTCATTGATCAATTGACCACTATGAACAATGAGTATCAAACTAAAGGCCAGGATTACCAATCAAAAAGGGCGAGCATGACCGATGCTGTACGTGGCGCTAAAGAAAGCGAACTGCAGGATATTCAGAAACGTATGAATGATTACCAAAATAATGCCCAGCAACAAGTTGATGCTAAAAGGCAGGAATTAGGTAAACCGCTTATTGATAAAGCTACTCAGGCTGTACAGGCTGTAGCTAAAGAAAAAGGCTATGCTTACGTATTAGATTCATCACAGATCACTTTATTGGTATCTCCTGATGCTGATGACCTGATGGCTGCTGTGAAGTTAAAATTAGGCTTGAAATAA
- a CDS encoding isoprenyl transferase: protein MDYLDQIDLSKLPQHVAIIMDGNGRWAKGKGKLRIFGHHNGVTSVRDVVEGADKLGIKYITLYTFSSENWNRPKLEVMAIMELMVTTIHKEVPGFMKNNIRLNAIGDLDMLPEKCLRELNSAIDTTSGNTGVVLTLALSYSSRREIVSAAKNIAIKVKNGELDVNDINEEVFEQNLFTGDMPNPELLIRTSGEYRISNYLLWQIAYAELYFTTKLWPDFRKEDLYEAVIDFQKRERRFGLTSEQVN, encoded by the coding sequence ATGGATTATTTGGATCAGATTGATTTGTCGAAACTACCACAGCACGTGGCTATCATTATGGATGGCAACGGGCGCTGGGCAAAAGGCAAAGGCAAATTAAGAATATTTGGCCATCACAACGGTGTAACGTCTGTTAGGGATGTTGTTGAGGGTGCCGATAAGTTAGGTATTAAATATATCACCTTATATACATTTTCGTCCGAAAACTGGAATCGTCCTAAACTGGAGGTTATGGCGATCATGGAGCTGATGGTAACTACCATTCATAAAGAAGTTCCCGGCTTTATGAAAAATAACATCAGGCTTAACGCCATTGGCGATTTGGATATGCTGCCCGAAAAATGTCTCCGCGAACTTAATAGTGCTATCGATACAACTTCCGGCAATACCGGCGTGGTGCTTACGCTGGCTTTGAGTTACAGCTCGCGCCGTGAAATTGTGAGTGCGGCAAAAAATATCGCCATAAAAGTAAAAAATGGCGAACTTGATGTGAACGATATTAATGAGGAGGTTTTTGAGCAAAACCTTTTTACCGGCGATATGCCGAACCCCGAACTGCTGATCAGAACCAGTGGTGAATACCGTATTAGTAATTATTTATTATGGCAGATTGCCTACGCCGAGTTGTATTTTACAACTAAATTATGGCCCGATTTCAGGAAGGAGGACCTGTATGAAGCAGTGATTGATTTCCAGAAACGCGAGCGCCGTTTTGGCCTAACAAGCGAGCAGGTGAACTAA
- the nuoK gene encoding NADH-quinone oxidoreductase subunit NuoK produces MISLTDFLLVGALLFCTGIYMIVSKRNSIQVLIGIELMLNAAILNLVAFGKYDKLNNGGQVFALFAIVLAAATTAVALAIVLNVYRRYKTIDPDEIKNLRD; encoded by the coding sequence ATGATCTCGCTAACCGATTTTTTACTGGTAGGCGCGTTGCTGTTTTGTACAGGCATATACATGATTGTATCCAAACGCAACTCGATACAGGTATTGATTGGGATTGAGCTCATGTTGAACGCCGCTATTTTAAACCTGGTGGCTTTTGGTAAATATGATAAACTGAATAATGGGGGACAGGTATTCGCGCTGTTTGCCATTGTGCTGGCCGCTGCCACTACCGCTGTGGCCCTGGCAATTGTCCTGAATGTTTACCGCAGATATAAAACCATTGATCCGGATGAGATTAAAAATTTGAGGGATTAA
- a CDS encoding NuoI/complex I 23 kDa subunit family protein, translating to MVQRVINAFTTAWKGLSLTIRHLFVGNTKRVVAPVSATNYFKQLEHGTNTIQYPKQQLPVPEVGRYQLDVEMDDCIVCDLCAKVCPVNCIDIESIKATEAIGQTSDGTTKRLYAAKFDIDMAKCMYCGLCTIVCPTECITMTNQYDKTVFQLSDLVYQFSDMTPEDAAEKRALFDKQQAEKQAAKLAAMKQKEGGA from the coding sequence ATGGTTCAAAGAGTAATAAACGCGTTTACAACAGCATGGAAAGGTTTAAGCCTTACCATTCGTCACCTTTTTGTGGGTAACACGAAAAGGGTGGTTGCGCCTGTAAGTGCCACAAATTACTTTAAACAACTTGAACATGGTACCAATACCATTCAATATCCTAAACAGCAGTTGCCGGTACCTGAAGTAGGCCGCTATCAGCTGGATGTTGAAATGGATGACTGTATTGTATGTGATCTGTGCGCTAAAGTGTGCCCGGTTAATTGTATCGATATTGAATCGATCAAGGCTACGGAAGCTATCGGGCAAACATCCGACGGTACTACCAAACGTTTGTATGCCGCCAAATTTGATATTGATATGGCCAAGTGTATGTATTGCGGCCTGTGCACCATTGTGTGTCCAACCGAATGCATTACCATGACTAACCAGTATGATAAAACCGTTTTTCAGCTTAGCGACCTGGTTTACCAGTTTTCGGATATGACGCCCGAAGATGCCGCAGAAAAACGCGCTTTATTTGATAAGCAGCAGGCCGAAAAACAAGCTGCCAAATTAGCCGCCATGAAACAAAAGGAGGGCGGAGCATGA
- a CDS encoding DUF6089 family protein, producing the protein MPKYLLLAIFLFFTCQLQAQTWEIGGSIGGAGYIGDLNPNNPVKISGVSAGIFGKRNFDGYFSAKLNIGVGTIAAYDNRSGYAQFRERNLNFKDQLREVSLTGEFNFMNYIPDAGRNKYTPYIFTGIGVASYAPRAQGYHGREVGLRQLKTEGQLKPYGNNTVVIPYGLGIKYNLSGKFTIMADMGYRYAFTDYLDDVSGVYADKTKMSALAAVLSDRSGEKTGVYTGTVGSQRGDFKSHDTYFFLNFTISFTFVTANCYF; encoded by the coding sequence ATGCCTAAATATTTACTTTTAGCTATATTCTTGTTTTTTACTTGTCAGCTGCAGGCCCAAACCTGGGAAATAGGCGGCTCGATAGGTGGCGCGGGTTATATTGGGGATCTTAACCCCAATAACCCTGTTAAAATAAGCGGTGTATCAGCAGGCATATTTGGTAAAAGAAATTTCGACGGCTATTTTTCGGCTAAGCTTAATATTGGCGTTGGCACCATCGCTGCTTATGACAATCGCTCCGGCTATGCTCAGTTTCGCGAACGCAACCTCAATTTTAAAGATCAGCTACGGGAGGTTAGCCTTACAGGCGAATTTAACTTCATGAATTATATTCCTGATGCAGGACGAAATAAATATACACCCTATATATTTACAGGTATAGGCGTAGCATCTTATGCCCCCAGGGCGCAGGGTTATCATGGTCGGGAAGTTGGCTTAAGGCAGCTTAAAACAGAGGGGCAGCTAAAACCATATGGCAACAATACCGTTGTGATTCCTTACGGTTTAGGTATTAAGTACAACCTTTCAGGTAAATTTACGATCATGGCCGATATGGGATATCGCTATGCCTTTACCGATTATCTTGACGATGTAAGTGGGGTATACGCCGATAAAACCAAAATGAGTGCGCTTGCTGCTGTACTTTCTGACCGCTCGGGTGAAAAGACCGGCGTTTATACCGGCACTGTTGGCTCCCAACGCGGCGATTTTAAATCGCATGATACTTACTTTTTTCTCAATTTTACCATTTCATTTACTTTCGTAACCGCCAATTGTTACTTCTAA
- a CDS encoding NAD kinase, with amino-acid sequence MKIAVYGRPFNEPSVLPFIQQVFDSLAQHGVDIYVHQQLHEYLQDKLTTVQYKVLRPAETLKGFIDIFITLGGDGTLLDTVTLIRDSGIPVIGINFGRLGFLASVNKSDITAAIHAVVNRQFTCDCRELLTVDSNPNVFGSNNFALNDITIHKRDDAAMIITHVFLNDEFLNSYWGDGLIISTSTGSTAYSLSCGGPIIFPQSNSIVVTPVSPHNLNVRPIVIPDTSKLCFEVESRSANYIISCDSRTEVLDQTVKFHVQKASFQLNLIRLSNESYLTTLRNKLLWGLDARNY; translated from the coding sequence ATGAAAATAGCAGTTTACGGCAGGCCCTTTAATGAGCCATCTGTTTTACCTTTTATACAGCAGGTTTTTGATAGCCTTGCACAGCACGGTGTTGATATTTATGTACACCAGCAACTTCACGAATATTTGCAGGATAAGCTAACCACGGTACAATATAAAGTACTGCGCCCGGCCGAAACTTTAAAAGGCTTTATTGATATTTTTATTACGCTTGGCGGTGACGGAACCCTGCTTGATACGGTTACCTTGATCCGCGATTCAGGGATTCCCGTTATAGGTATCAACTTTGGGCGTCTTGGTTTTTTGGCCAGTGTTAACAAAAGTGATATTACCGCAGCAATTCATGCTGTAGTGAACAGGCAATTTACCTGCGACTGCCGGGAGCTACTCACTGTCGACTCCAATCCTAACGTTTTTGGCAGTAATAATTTCGCCCTTAATGATATAACTATTCATAAGCGCGATGATGCCGCCATGATCATAACCCACGTGTTTTTAAATGATGAGTTTTTAAATTCGTACTGGGGCGACGGGCTTATTATTTCTACATCAACCGGCTCAACAGCTTATTCTTTAAGTTGCGGTGGGCCTATTATTTTCCCGCAGTCAAACAGTATTGTGGTAACCCCGGTATCACCGCATAACCTTAACGTGCGGCCTATAGTGATCCCGGATACCAGCAAGCTTTGCTTCGAGGTTGAAAGCCGGAGTGCCAATTATATTATTTCATGCGATTCGCGGACAGAAGTTTTAGATCAAACAGTTAAATTTCATGTACAAAAAGCCAGTTTTCAGTTAAATTTAATACGGCTTAGTAATGAAAGTTATTTAACTACGTTAAGAAATAAATTGCTTTGGGGCCTTGACGCCCGTAACTACTAA
- the nuoH gene encoding NADH-quinone oxidoreductase subunit NuoH, with product MNYYITYFIAAIGLFSFSAFFALFGVYAERKISAFIQDRLGPTETGKYGTLQTLADILKMLQKELIIPAAADKWLFMLAPAVIFIAVYLGFAALPWAPGLIPSKTNIGLYYIFAIISIETLGILMAGWGSNNKYSILGAMRSAAQIISYEIPAGFAIISVVMIAQTLDLQAISAQQGILATEKIKFAGFWDVSQIGGLFSWNVFRAPHLLVAFVIYFIASLAESNRAPFDIPEAESELVAGFHTEFTGIRFALVFLAEYSMMFLVSMIAVILFLGAWNTPLPNIGGVKLAAWTTGVAWGILWVVLKTLALVAVQMWIRWTLPRLRVDQLMNLCWKVLTPLAFACMLISGVWRLWLM from the coding sequence TTGAACTATTATATTACATATTTTATCGCGGCAATCGGGCTATTTAGTTTCTCAGCTTTCTTTGCATTATTCGGTGTATATGCCGAGCGTAAAATATCCGCTTTTATACAGGACAGGCTTGGCCCAACCGAGACAGGTAAATACGGTACCCTGCAAACGCTGGCCGATATTCTAAAAATGCTTCAGAAAGAACTGATAATTCCGGCAGCGGCGGATAAATGGTTATTTATGCTGGCTCCCGCGGTGATATTCATAGCTGTATATCTTGGCTTTGCCGCGCTGCCATGGGCACCCGGACTTATTCCTTCAAAAACAAACATCGGTCTGTATTACATCTTCGCCATTATCTCCATCGAAACGCTGGGGATCCTGATGGCCGGATGGGGATCGAACAACAAATATTCTATACTGGGCGCTATGCGGTCGGCTGCGCAGATCATTTCGTATGAGATTCCTGCCGGTTTTGCTATTATATCTGTGGTGATGATTGCCCAAACGCTGGATTTGCAGGCCATCTCGGCTCAGCAAGGGATCCTGGCAACTGAAAAAATTAAATTCGCCGGCTTTTGGGATGTATCACAGATAGGCGGATTATTTAGCTGGAATGTATTCAGGGCTCCACATTTACTTGTGGCGTTTGTGATCTATTTTATAGCTTCACTGGCCGAAAGTAATCGTGCACCGTTCGATATTCCGGAAGCTGAATCCGAACTGGTTGCCGGTTTCCATACCGAGTTTACGGGGATCCGTTTCGCATTAGTATTTTTGGCCGAATATTCGATGATGTTCCTTGTATCCATGATAGCAGTAATATTATTTTTAGGTGCCTGGAATACGCCACTGCCTAATATAGGCGGTGTTAAACTGGCTGCATGGACAACCGGGGTAGCCTGGGGCATACTATGGGTGGTATTAAAAACACTGGCACTGGTAGCCGTACAAATGTGGATCAGGTGGACATTGCCTCGCTTAAGGGTTGACCAGCTGATGAACCTTTGCTGGAAAGTATTAACCCCGCTGGCTTTTGCCTGTATGTTGATATCGGGCGTTTGGCGGTTGTGGCTCATGTGA
- a CDS encoding ExbD/TolR family protein yields the protein MAELNSSPQNGGGKHKCKKMNARVDLTAMVDLAFLLITFFIMTTTLAKSKAMDLAMPVGEQSEPVGASRTLTVCLGKNNKAMYFLGELKNPIIAPSITDFKADGIRKALIDVNKKVRDKTGKSMIVLVKPGDKSQYSNLVSTLDELAITGIQQYAIVDIKPEDVDALKQKGI from the coding sequence ATGGCCGAATTAAATTCATCTCCCCAAAATGGTGGCGGAAAACACAAATGCAAAAAAATGAACGCCCGTGTTGATCTTACTGCAATGGTCGATCTGGCATTCCTGCTCATTACCTTTTTTATTATGACAACCACCCTGGCCAAATCAAAGGCGATGGACCTGGCTATGCCGGTAGGGGAGCAAAGTGAACCGGTGGGGGCCAGTCGTACCTTAACCGTATGCCTGGGTAAGAATAATAAGGCAATGTACTTTTTAGGCGAACTCAAAAATCCGATTATCGCGCCTTCTATAACAGATTTTAAAGCCGATGGTATTCGCAAAGCCCTTATCGATGTAAATAAAAAGGTACGTGATAAAACAGGAAAATCCATGATTGTGTTGGTAAAGCCCGGCGATAAATCGCAATACAGTAATTTGGTGAGTACACTTGATGAGCTGGCTATTACCGGCATCCAGCAATATGCCATAGTTGATATTAAACCCGAAGACGTTGACGCGCTTAAACAAAAAGGAATATAA